In Brassica napus cultivar Da-Ae chromosome A3, Da-Ae, whole genome shotgun sequence, the sequence aaaaaaaaaaaaaaaaaaaaaaaaaaaaaaaaaaaaaaaaaaaaaaaacaaaaaaaaaaaaaaaaaaaaaaaaaaaaaaaaaaaaaaaaaaaaaaaaaaaaaaaaaaaaaaaaaaaaaaaaaaaaaaaaaaaaaaaaaaaaaaaaaaaaaaaaaaaaaaaaaaaaaaaaaaaaaaaaaaaaacaaaaaaaaaaaaaaaaaaaaaaaaaaaaaaaaaaaaaaaaaaaaaaaaaaaaaaaaaaaaaaaaaaaaaaaaaaaaaaaaaaaaaaaaaaaacaaaaaaaaaaaaaaaaaaaaaaaaaaaaaaaaaaaaaaaaaaaaaaaaaaaaaaaaaaaaaaaaaaaaaaaaaaaaaaaaaaaaaaaaaaaaaaaaaaaaaaaaaaaaaaaaaaaaaaaaaaaaaaaaaaaaaaaaaaaaaaaaaaaaaaaaaaaaaaaaaaaaaaaaaaaaaaaaaaaaaaaaaaaaaaaaaaaaaaaaaaaaaaaaaaaaaaaaaaaaaaaaaaaaaaaaaaaaaaaaaaaaaaaaaaaaaaaaaaaaaaaaaaaaaaaaaaaaaaaaaaaaaaaaaaaaaaaaaaaaaaaaaaaaaaaaaaaaaaaaaaaaaaaaaaaaaaaaaaaaaaaaaaaaaaaaaaaaaaaaaaaaaaaaaaaaaaaaaaaaaaaaaaaaaaaaaaaaaaaaaaaaaaaaaaaaaaaaaaaaaaaaaaaaaaaaaaaaaaaaaaaaaaaaaaaaaaaaaaaaaaaaaaaaaaaaaaaaaaaaaaaaaaaaaaaaaagaaaaaaaaaaaaaaaaaaaaaaaaaaaaaaaaaaaaaaaaaaaaaaaaaaaaaaaaaaaaaaaaaaaaaaaaaaaaaaaaaaaaaaaaaaaaaaaaaaaaaaaaaaaaaaaaaaaaaaaaaaaaaaaaaaaaaaaaaaaaaaaaaaaaaaaaaaaaaaaaaaaaaaaaaaaaaaaaaaaaaaaaaaaaaaaaaaaaaaaaaaaaaaaaaaaaaaaaaaaaaaaaaaaaaaaaaaaaaaaaaaaaaaaaaaaagaacattctCCTATTTGGAAGCCGTCCCTTTTGGGCAGGAGAACTGAATCAGGAATCTTCAGAGCAGTATTCTAAAAGCTGATCCGAGTTTCGACTAACCTCCTTGGCCTTCATTGTCCTTGGAAGCTAAAGATTTTGTTAAGCGGTTATTGTACAAAGACCCACGGAAAAGAATGACTGCCTCTCAAGCTTTGAGTCAGTAACTTAATTTACTGTGAATCTGTGATGATACTAATTAActttacttaatatttttttcttctttctagtGCATCCTTGGATCGCTGGTTGTATAAAGAACATGAGCATCCCATTTGATATTCTGATCTTCAAGCAGATCAAAGCATACTTGAAATCTTCTTCTTTGCGCAAAGCTGCTTTGATGGTAACATTTACTCTTGCAACCTTTGTTCCACATTTTTAGTGTTGATCCTAACTATTATACTCTCTCTTCAGGCTCTGTCAAAGACGTTAATTACAGATGAAGTTCTTTATCTGAAAGCACAGTTTGCACTCTTAGCACCCAATATAAATGGTCTCATCACTTTGGATAACATCGCATCGGTATGATCCTTccctctcttctctctggtaGAGAACATACAGCTAAAAGCTAGATTCAATTTCTGTTGGACAGGCACTTGCTATAAACGCAACAGAAGTAATGAAGGAATCACGCATCCCTGACTTTGTTGCATTGGTATTGTCCTGCCTTTTGTTCTCAGCCTCTTTGcttaatatgttttaagatttattttggGACATGACAGTTAAATGGACTTCAAAACAAAGGGATGGACTTTGAAGAGTTTTGCGCAGCTTCCATTAGTGTTCATCAGCATGAGTCACTTGACTGCTGGGAGCAGAGCGTTCACCATGCCTATGAGCTCTTTGACATGAACGGGAACAGAGTTATAGTCATTGAAGAACTCGCTTCCGTAAGTTTGTCTTTGTCACTATCATTTTCAGCTGATTCCTAAAGGGAATACAAATGTTTTTGTAGGAACTAGGTTTTGGATCATCTGTCCCAGTACATACCATTCTACATGACTGGATAAGGCATACTGACGGAAAGCTAAGCTTCTTGGGTTTTGTCAAAGTGTTACACGGTGTCTCTACTCGACAGCCTTTAGCTAAAACAAGATGAGCAATATCTATAGAGCAAGGTAACAACAAGCATACTATGGAATGGATGTCAAGACCTTTACTGATCTTGTTACTGAACTAGAAAATGGAACTGTATTAAAGACACATTCCCATGTTTATAATGCAAAAGTTCCAACATAAGAAAGAGTACTAGGCCTCGAAAGTTGTAATACAATAGTGATGTTGATCCAGATAATGGCAATAGAGGTTAAGAAACCTTCATCTACAAAAGCTATCTAAACACATGCTTCTTTCTTACATGATAACAACAATGACAAAAGTTCCAACAACCGTCATGTCTTTTTTTTACCTTGAAGAAAGCCTCTGATGCAAATCATCAGCCAACGCCTGCCTCAAACTCTGCCCATAATAATAAAACTGCCTCTCACTCTCCAGCACCCTCGCAGGCGACCCAGCTTCATCAGGATCTTTCCACAACTCCGGCTCAGGCTCCCTAGCGATCTGACACAAGTTATGCAACACACAACACGCCACAATAGTCTGAGGAGCATGGTTCACTCCGACATTCAAACTCTGAAGAATCTTCCACCTAGCCTTGAGCAACCCAATCGCTTCCACAACCACCGACCTCCCTTTCATCAGCATCCCATCGAACAGATTCTCCGGCGGCGAGCCAGACCCATTAGGCGAAAACGGCGTCATGAGAAAGGAAAGAAGAGGGTAGCACCAGTCTCCTACAATGTAAGGCCTCACGTGATGACCTCTAACGTTGATAACTTTCTCCCACACAATGTCCCCCGAGGTAAGCCTCTTGTAGAGAAGACTGTCTCTGAAGTGAGAAGAGTCCTCTTCCCCTCCTGGTGCCTTCACGCACACGTCCCAAAAGATCTTCTTGTGATCAGCAACGACTTGGAGCAAAACGGCGTCGTATCCGTACTTGCTGTTGTAAACGTTTCTAGGGTTTAGCTTCGTGCGGCGTCTCAGCTTCACGGGAGTGCTGTCGATTGCTCCGCAGATGTTTGGGAGAGAGGTGAGCTCTTCGAACCCCTGCGTCGTTTCGATTAAACGGCGTTTGCCGACGGGGATCTTGATGAACTCCGGGTAGAGCTTGGTGGCTAAGAGGCGAGTGACCATGTTGGTGATCTTGGAGATGAGGTAGGGATCTAGGGAATAGCGGGAAGCTAGGGTTTTGGCGGAGCAGCCGTGAGCGAGGCGGGAGAGGACCATGGCGACGGCGTAGTCGGCGGGGAGGGAGAGGTTGGAGGCGGCGATGAAAGGTTGAAGCTTTTCGACGACGGTGGTGAAGACGGGGTAGGAGAGGCCGTAGAGGGAGCGCCAGCGGGCGTCGCGGAGGGGGGCGTCGAGGGCCCAGATGTGGTCGTTGGCGAGGGCGCGGAAGGAGGCGACGGAGTAGTCGCCGTCGGGGAGAGGGGGAGGAGGGGAGGGGGAtcgggaggaggaggaggaggaggtggaggatcTGGCGACGGAGAGGAAGGAGAGGAGAGATGCGAGGGTGAAGAAGAGGGAGAGGAGCGGCGGAGGAGGATGAGAGGAGGGAGGAAGGGGTGGTGGGAGAGGGTGAAGAGGtggaggcggaggaggaggaggagaagatggTGCTTGTTGGGTCAAGGGAGTTTTGGAGGTGGAGGAGGTGGGAGAGCATCGCCATGAAAGCTTCTTCCATCTTCACTCTCTTCTCCGATGAGGAACGAAGTAAACTAAAGGTTTGGGCTTTTATTAATTACAGAGCTGTTTGTAATATAATATTCTATAACTATccgaaagtatatatattttttttttttttgtcatctggtAGATTTATATTAACTTGAAATGGGAGTACACAAAGCCAGCAAAGGTGATTAAACCTTTCTGGAGCCATAAGCCGGGGAGGTGATGAACACCATCCGGAGGCACAGATTGATACAAATTTGAAACTAGAAACTAGACTAGAAGATGAAAGCACATAAGAGGAGGATGGTTAAGATACATGAGACTGCAACAATGGTGAAATTGACTGGATACGGACGATGATTAGAGAGTGAGATCAGTGCACACCTAATTAACTGAGTTTCAAGGTAGTATCCAAGAGCGCTTCCATCAGTGAAACCCGCTCCAGCACCACACAAAGAACTACCGGAAACTCAATCACAATTAACACACgctgagaagaacaaagaagtaGACTGGAGGAACAAGAACATCACCAAAACATAAACTGAATCGCGAGAGGTTAGAATCCTTAACCGT encodes:
- the LOC106439530 gene encoding CDPK-related kinase 2 isoform X2; this encodes MTASQALMHPWIAGCIKNMSIPFDILIFKQIKAYLKSSSLRKAALMALSKTLITDEVLYLKAQFALLAPNINGLITLDNIASALAINATEVMKESRIPDFVALLNGLQNKGMDFEEFCAASISVHQHESLDCWEQSVHHAYELFDMNGNRVIVIEELASVLDHLSQYIPFYMTG
- the LOC106439530 gene encoding CDPK-related kinase 2 isoform X1 codes for the protein MTASQALMHPWIAGCIKNMSIPFDILIFKQIKAYLKSSSLRKAALMALSKTLITDEVLYLKAQFALLAPNINGLITLDNIASALAINATEVMKESRIPDFVALLNGLQNKGMDFEEFCAASISVHQHESLDCWEQSVHHAYELFDMNGNRVIVIEELASELGFGSSVPVHTILHDWIRHTDGKLSFLGFVKVLHGVSTRQPLAKTR